The Fulvivirga ligni genome window below encodes:
- a CDS encoding efflux RND transporter permease subunit — MTKKYLSLVFIGIAFFTILFGYFLKDLKFNYVFESFFPTDDPELAYYQEFEKIFENDNNYLLIGLSNDGSVFDSTFLSNVKQLTDSLEAVEEINTVTSLTNFETPVISKAGLFQIPLVHLSSTRLKADSTRLYNIPNLKENFINNEGNATIIVIRHDILKDKTSADDLVDKVITQLNTLGFDDYHVAGKTYAQGIFITKMQKELAVFLSASVLLVMVFLLISFRTWWAVLVPLIIVMLSTIWILGIMALTGKTLDILMVLLPTIMFVVGMSDVVHILTRYIEQLRNGFSKIEAVKSTVREVGLATFLTSLTTSIGFLTLLTASIQPIKEFGTYTALGVFIAYVVAFTLLPACLLIVPKPKISDKKNQQATWSGFLSKSFKWVMIQRKPILIISFTLAILSLFGISKIHINTYLIEDLPDDAPLKKDFTFFDKNFGGSRPFELTATVDSDHDVLDPEVIIEMDKLEAYLKSDFKAGNIISPVSFIKGVNQALNGGVSTEYTLPNNVKDWKKIDQALKRYRNKLPSNLLSEDHKIGRISMRVGDIGSSLSLKRTEDLRNFIKANTDNSIVKFQVTGTSNLIDKNNEYLAKNMFIGLGIAFISVALIAGFLFKSFKMIIITLVPNIIPLLIVAGLMGIFAITLKLSTSIIFTIAFGIAVDDTIHFTSKFRMELSKGKSILYALKRTYLSTGKAIVVTSIILSGGFFDPATFLFWRNVLYWFTHKSYIDFRPHNRPNIAPSINNPIFHSEK, encoded by the coding sequence ATGACAAAAAAGTACCTGAGTCTAGTATTCATTGGCATAGCATTCTTCACAATCCTATTTGGCTATTTTCTTAAAGATTTAAAATTTAACTACGTTTTTGAAAGCTTCTTTCCTACTGATGATCCAGAGTTGGCATATTATCAGGAATTCGAGAAGATTTTTGAGAATGACAATAATTATCTACTAATAGGTCTTAGTAATGATGGCTCTGTCTTTGACAGTACTTTTCTATCGAATGTAAAGCAGCTAACGGATTCTCTGGAAGCCGTTGAGGAGATTAATACTGTCACATCGCTTACCAACTTTGAAACTCCTGTCATTAGTAAGGCCGGTCTTTTTCAGATACCCCTGGTCCACCTTTCCTCAACCAGACTGAAAGCTGACAGCACTCGACTTTACAACATCCCTAATCTGAAAGAGAACTTCATTAACAATGAAGGAAATGCTACAATTATAGTTATCAGACATGATATTTTAAAGGATAAAACCTCTGCAGACGATCTGGTAGATAAGGTTATAACTCAGCTAAACACTTTAGGATTTGACGATTACCATGTAGCCGGAAAAACTTACGCGCAAGGCATATTTATAACCAAGATGCAGAAGGAACTAGCCGTATTTCTATCTGCTTCAGTGCTGTTGGTCATGGTTTTCCTACTTATTTCCTTCAGAACCTGGTGGGCCGTTTTAGTACCCTTGATCATAGTTATGCTTTCCACTATTTGGATACTGGGAATTATGGCACTTACGGGCAAAACACTAGATATTTTAATGGTGCTTTTACCAACTATTATGTTTGTGGTGGGCATGTCTGATGTAGTACATATCCTTACTCGATATATAGAACAATTGCGTAATGGATTTAGCAAAATCGAAGCTGTAAAATCCACAGTTCGGGAGGTTGGTCTAGCCACATTTTTAACGTCTCTTACTACCTCTATTGGTTTTCTAACCTTACTCACCGCCAGCATCCAACCTATCAAGGAATTTGGGACATATACGGCGCTTGGAGTATTTATAGCTTATGTGGTAGCCTTTACACTGTTACCCGCGTGCCTGCTCATCGTACCAAAACCAAAAATTTCTGACAAGAAAAATCAGCAGGCTACCTGGTCAGGATTTCTAAGTAAATCTTTTAAATGGGTGATGATTCAAAGAAAACCTATTCTCATCATCTCATTTACTCTGGCTATTCTTTCTCTATTTGGTATTTCCAAAATACATATCAATACCTATCTCATTGAAGATTTACCAGATGATGCCCCCTTGAAGAAAGACTTTACATTCTTTGATAAGAATTTCGGGGGCTCCAGACCATTTGAGCTTACAGCTACAGTAGATTCCGATCACGATGTACTAGATCCTGAGGTTATCATCGAAATGGATAAACTTGAAGCCTATCTGAAATCAGATTTTAAAGCTGGAAATATTATATCGCCAGTTAGTTTCATAAAAGGTGTAAATCAAGCTTTAAATGGAGGTGTGTCTACGGAATATACTCTACCCAATAATGTTAAAGACTGGAAAAAAATAGATCAAGCACTTAAGAGATATCGAAATAAACTCCCCTCAAACCTGCTAAGTGAGGATCATAAAATTGGCAGAATAAGCATGAGAGTGGGTGACATTGGAAGTTCTTTATCGCTTAAGAGAACTGAAGATTTAAGAAATTTTATTAAAGCCAATACCGATAATTCAATAGTGAAATTTCAAGTTACAGGCACCTCTAACCTCATTGATAAGAATAACGAATATCTGGCAAAAAATATGTTTATAGGCTTGGGAATAGCCTTTATATCCGTTGCGCTTATTGCAGGCTTTCTCTTTAAATCATTCAAAATGATAATTATTACCCTGGTACCTAACATTATTCCACTACTGATAGTAGCTGGACTTATGGGAATCTTCGCTATCACCCTAAAACTGAGTACCTCAATTATATTTACTATTGCCTTCGGAATAGCAGTGGATGACACCATTCATTTTACTAGTAAATTTAGAATGGAATTGTCAAAAGGTAAGTCTATACTTTATGCGTTGAAGCGAACCTATCTCTCTACTGGTAAGGCTATTGTGGTAACAAGTATCATTTTATCAGGCGGTTTTTTTGATCCTGCTACTTTCCTCTTTTGGAGGAACGTTTTATACTGGTTTACTCATAAGTCTTACATTGATTTTCGCCCTCATAATAGACCTAACATTGCTCCCAGCATTAATAATCCTATTTTTCACTCAGAAAAATAA
- the thyA gene encoding thymidylate synthase — translation MRQYLNLMKDILDNGVQKDDRTGTGTLSVFGRQLRFDLSEGFPLLTTKKLHIRSIVHELLWFLSGDTNIKYLKDNGVSIWDEWADENGDLGPVYGSQWRSWPTPNDGKVDQIAQVIEQIKKNPNSRRHIVSAWNPAEVDEMALPPCHALFQFYVADGKLSCQLYQRSADYFLGVPFNIASYALLVHMFAQQCDLEPGEFVWTGGDVHLYSNHIEQANLQLSREPMSLPQLVIQRKPESIFDYKYEDFKIENYEAHPSIKAPIAV, via the coding sequence ATGAGGCAATATTTAAACTTGATGAAAGATATTTTGGATAATGGTGTCCAAAAAGACGATAGAACGGGTACAGGAACTTTAAGTGTCTTTGGTAGGCAGTTAAGGTTCGATCTTTCGGAAGGTTTTCCCTTATTGACAACTAAAAAGCTTCACATAAGATCTATTGTCCATGAGCTGCTGTGGTTCTTAAGTGGAGATACCAACATCAAGTACTTAAAAGATAATGGCGTATCCATCTGGGATGAATGGGCAGATGAGAACGGAGATCTAGGTCCTGTTTATGGTTCTCAATGGAGAAGTTGGCCCACACCTAATGATGGCAAGGTTGATCAAATTGCCCAGGTAATCGAGCAAATAAAGAAGAACCCAAACAGTAGAAGGCATATAGTAAGTGCGTGGAATCCTGCTGAGGTTGATGAAATGGCCCTGCCGCCATGCCATGCTCTTTTTCAGTTTTATGTGGCCGATGGTAAGCTTTCATGTCAGCTTTATCAGAGAAGTGCTGATTACTTTCTTGGTGTACCATTTAATATAGCATCTTATGCATTATTAGTGCATATGTTTGCCCAGCAGTGTGATCTTGAGCCTGGAGAATTTGTCTGGACCGGAGGTGATGTACATCTTTATTCTAATCATATAGAACAAGCTAATTTACAGCTGAGCAGAGAGCCAATGAGCCTACCTCAACTAGTAATTCAGCGTAAGCCAGAGTCCATTTTTGATTATAAGTATGAAGACTTTAAAATTGAAAATTATGAGGCTCATCCTTCGATTAAAGCGCCTATAGCGGTATAA
- a CDS encoding aminotransferase class IV, which yields MIALYNHKWIEDKILLNLNDRALQFGDGLFETILFSDHKPRLLNYHLERLSAGASAMNLSLPESILSLRDNQVPLIDLINRNDLAEQTARVKLIIWRQHEGQIGYSSNNTEANSLITAKALSHVSVGFPEISLGLSEKVTNYAWHMSQYKKLNSLPYIIGSQEKNEKDVDELIITDTNGNISECISSNIFWIKENIVYTPSLNTGCVAGVRRAHLMNELRHHDMEVKEVEIPLEDIKLADLVFLTNSLGIKLATSLESTQLNMKKDHIELLKKVYSS from the coding sequence ATGATTGCTTTATATAACCATAAATGGATTGAAGATAAAATCTTGCTAAATCTTAATGATCGGGCTTTACAATTTGGCGACGGTCTCTTCGAAACTATACTATTCTCAGATCATAAACCGCGGCTTCTTAACTATCATCTGGAAAGACTATCGGCTGGTGCGTCTGCTATGAACCTGAGCTTACCTGAAAGCATCCTTAGCTTAAGAGATAATCAGGTACCACTTATTGATTTAATAAATAGAAATGATCTCGCAGAGCAAACCGCCAGAGTTAAATTGATCATCTGGAGACAACATGAGGGTCAGATAGGCTATAGCAGTAATAATACTGAAGCCAATAGCCTCATCACAGCTAAGGCACTTTCACATGTCTCAGTAGGTTTTCCAGAAATTTCATTAGGGCTTAGTGAAAAGGTTACGAACTACGCATGGCATATGTCACAATATAAAAAACTTAATAGTCTCCCTTATATAATTGGCTCCCAAGAGAAAAATGAAAAAGATGTAGATGAACTAATCATAACAGACACAAATGGAAACATAAGTGAGTGTATTTCATCTAATATATTCTGGATAAAGGAAAATATTGTGTATACACCCTCACTCAATACAGGTTGTGTTGCAGGTGTAAGGCGAGCTCATCTGATGAATGAACTACGCCATCATGATATGGAAGTGAAGGAAGTAGAAATACCTTTAGAAGATATAAAATTAGCCGACCTGGTCTTCCTTACCAATAGCTTAGGAATTAAATTAGCCACCAGCTTGGAAAGTACTCAGCTCAACATGAAAAAAGACCACATTGAGCTGCTAAAAAAAGTTTACTCGAGTTAA
- the sdaAB gene encoding L-serine ammonia-lyase, iron-sulfur-dependent subunit beta yields MAEKSSVFDMIGPVMIGPSSSHTAGVVRIARAAIRVLGGRPDKSVITFYNSFAKTYEGHGSDKAIIAGLMDYKTDDPRIKQALEIAEAEKMEYAFKSVGNASVYHPNTIKLNLQKGDKKVEIIGESKGGGLINIAEFDGFNADFSASLHTLILKADDVKGSIAYIANILSHDDCNIATMSVSRKGKNDLACLVIEMDSGIKEVTLAYIESLKWVKEVIYIPDIDL; encoded by the coding sequence ATGGCAGAGAAAAGTAGCGTGTTTGATATGATTGGTCCGGTGATGATAGGGCCGTCTAGTTCTCATACAGCAGGAGTGGTAAGGATTGCTCGTGCGGCGATTAGAGTTTTAGGAGGCAGACCTGATAAATCGGTAATTACTTTCTATAACTCTTTTGCCAAAACTTATGAAGGGCATGGAAGTGATAAGGCCATTATAGCCGGCCTTATGGACTATAAAACGGATGACCCTAGAATAAAGCAAGCGCTTGAAATAGCGGAAGCGGAAAAGATGGAATATGCATTTAAGTCCGTAGGAAATGCTTCAGTTTATCATCCGAACACTATTAAACTCAATCTCCAAAAGGGAGATAAAAAAGTTGAAATAATAGGAGAGAGTAAAGGTGGGGGGCTTATTAATATAGCTGAATTTGACGGTTTTAATGCAGATTTTTCTGCCAGCCTTCATACCCTTATATTAAAAGCTGACGACGTAAAAGGTAGTATTGCCTATATCGCTAACATTCTCTCTCATGACGATTGTAACATCGCCACCATGTCAGTTTCCCGAAAAGGTAAGAATGATCTCGCCTGTTTGGTCATAGAAATGGACAGTGGAATTAAAGAAGTTACGTTGGCTTATATAGAAAGCCTTAAATGGGTAAAAGAAGTAATTTATATACCAGATATTGATTTGTAA
- a CDS encoding TolC family protein, with product MKAVRLLIFLMIISSGAFAQDTLKVNRWTLPECIDYAMGHNLNIRRSMLDLQSQEIELRQSKLAKLPDLNGNSQYGFSWGRSIDPTTNLFVENERIASGSASLSSSVLLFNGFRLRNTVYQNKYALNSAEENLQANKNDVALGVSSYYINVLFTKELLENARKQLNSTDEQVTITQKQVDAGALARSNLLDILAQKATNELNIVTAENDYTTAKIQLKQLLQLPPEEQIDIVIPEIDTASINPLMDETPIQIYETALNGWPSIKAAEYNSMSSEYAVRASKGFLYPSLSLNGGFYTRYSDAADQLRFVPDGGNPVIIEQNPVIGYIDDGSLTEVRSIDNLTRPSGTYYDGYSFGDQVDDNLSRSINLNLSIPIFNGFSARAGVQRSVINQKRAEINEKDVKYQLWQNIEQAYNDVVAAAKSYKVSQIQVEARQESFRVIKQRYENGAANFTDFQIAENQLFQANSDLLRAKYDYVFKLKVLDFYQGKKIEF from the coding sequence ATGAAAGCAGTTAGATTGCTTATTTTTTTAATGATTATAAGTTCAGGGGCATTTGCTCAGGATACACTGAAAGTTAATCGGTGGACACTTCCTGAGTGTATTGATTATGCCATGGGACATAACCTCAACATTCGAAGATCTATGCTTGATCTCCAAAGTCAGGAGATTGAACTTAGGCAATCTAAATTGGCTAAGCTTCCGGATTTAAATGGTAACTCTCAATATGGGTTTAGCTGGGGTAGATCTATTGACCCTACAACTAACCTTTTCGTTGAAAATGAGCGAATAGCCTCGGGTAGTGCTAGTTTATCAAGTAGCGTACTTCTTTTTAATGGTTTCAGGCTGAGAAATACGGTTTATCAAAATAAGTATGCCCTTAATTCTGCTGAAGAGAATTTACAAGCCAATAAGAATGATGTTGCTCTGGGTGTTTCTAGTTACTATATCAATGTGCTGTTTACTAAAGAATTATTAGAAAATGCTCGAAAGCAGCTAAACAGTACTGATGAGCAGGTAACTATTACTCAAAAACAAGTGGATGCGGGTGCACTCGCCAGATCTAACTTATTGGATATTCTGGCCCAGAAGGCTACTAATGAGCTTAATATTGTTACTGCGGAAAATGATTATACTACTGCCAAAATTCAGTTGAAGCAGTTATTGCAATTACCTCCTGAAGAACAAATTGATATCGTTATTCCAGAAATCGATACTGCTTCTATTAATCCTTTAATGGATGAAACACCAATTCAAATTTATGAAACTGCTCTGAATGGATGGCCAAGCATTAAAGCTGCAGAGTATAATAGCATGAGTTCTGAGTATGCAGTTAGAGCTTCAAAAGGCTTTCTTTATCCATCACTTTCATTGAATGGAGGATTTTACACAAGATATTCTGATGCTGCAGATCAACTAAGATTTGTTCCCGATGGCGGAAATCCTGTAATTATAGAGCAAAATCCCGTGATTGGATATATCGATGATGGTAGTCTTACAGAGGTTCGTTCGATCGATAACTTGACTAGACCTTCAGGTACTTATTATGATGGCTACTCATTTGGTGATCAGGTAGATGATAACCTTAGTAGATCAATTAATCTTAATTTAAGTATTCCTATTTTCAATGGTTTTTCGGCTAGGGCTGGTGTTCAGCGCTCAGTAATAAACCAAAAAAGAGCAGAGATTAACGAGAAGGATGTTAAATACCAGCTTTGGCAAAATATAGAGCAGGCTTATAATGATGTAGTGGCAGCTGCAAAATCATATAAAGTTTCTCAAATACAAGTAGAAGCCAGACAGGAATCATTTAGGGTGATTAAACAGAGATATGAAAACGGTGCGGCTAACTTCACTGACTTTCAAATAGCTGAGAATCAGCTTTTTCAAGCTAATTCGGATTTGCTTAGGGCAAAATATGATTATGTATTCAAACTCAAAGTATTAGACTTTTATCAGGGTAAAAAAATAGAATTTTAA
- a CDS encoding efflux RND transporter periplasmic adaptor subunit: MAKRQKSNKWIYWLIGGFGLLIVLLVAAKSAGLIGKANELEVDVSKAKLVSITEKVSASGMVQPVVEVKLSPEVSGELIELNVEEGDSVSEGQILAKIRPDNFEAAVEQSAASLNQQRANQASSQAALSRAEATFKRAELDYQRQEKLYKEQVISEADWQLAQQNYDVAKNDLKSAQKSLEAARYIVKSSVASLSQTQENLRRTTVTAPMSGTVSKLNVEQGETVLGTQQFQGTEIMRIADLNKMEVRVDVNENDIIRVALGDTAIIDVDAYSHLEKEFKGIVTSIANTANEKASADAVTEFEVRIRILNSSYADLVKEGNKFPFRPGMTASVDVITNSKNNVLSVPLSSVTTRDPNKKRFSADEEGEDDQPKKDEDTKSKVGEEVKEVIFVNEAGVAKMREVKTGISDYDNIEILEGVKEGEEVISGPFLAVSKRLEDGKKVKANGAEKKEKKADNDEEKEE; the protein is encoded by the coding sequence ATGGCAAAAAGACAAAAATCAAATAAATGGATTTACTGGTTGATAGGAGGTTTCGGACTCCTGATTGTTCTGTTGGTCGCCGCAAAATCTGCGGGATTAATAGGCAAGGCCAATGAACTTGAAGTAGACGTATCCAAAGCTAAACTTGTTTCCATTACTGAAAAAGTAAGTGCTTCAGGTATGGTTCAGCCCGTGGTTGAAGTAAAACTGAGCCCTGAAGTTTCTGGTGAGTTAATAGAACTTAATGTGGAAGAAGGTGACTCAGTAAGTGAAGGACAGATCTTAGCGAAAATAAGACCTGATAATTTTGAGGCAGCGGTGGAGCAATCAGCCGCTTCTTTAAATCAGCAGAGAGCTAACCAGGCATCTTCACAAGCAGCATTGTCAAGAGCTGAGGCTACTTTCAAAAGAGCTGAGTTAGACTACCAGAGACAAGAGAAGCTATATAAAGAGCAGGTTATCTCTGAGGCAGATTGGCAATTGGCGCAGCAAAACTATGATGTGGCTAAAAATGATCTTAAGTCAGCTCAGAAGTCTTTAGAGGCGGCCAGATATATAGTAAAAAGTAGTGTGGCCTCTTTAAGTCAGACACAAGAGAACCTGAGAAGAACTACAGTTACAGCTCCTATGAGTGGTACAGTATCTAAGCTTAATGTGGAGCAAGGTGAAACGGTATTGGGAACTCAGCAGTTTCAAGGTACTGAGATCATGAGAATAGCTGATCTTAACAAAATGGAAGTAAGAGTGGATGTGAATGAGAATGACATCATTCGTGTAGCTCTTGGAGATACTGCCATTATTGATGTAGATGCTTATTCGCACTTGGAAAAGGAATTTAAGGGCATAGTTACTTCTATTGCTAATACGGCTAATGAAAAAGCCAGTGCAGATGCGGTTACGGAGTTTGAAGTAAGAATCAGAATATTGAACTCTTCTTATGCTGATTTAGTGAAAGAAGGAAATAAGTTTCCGTTCAGACCAGGTATGACCGCTAGTGTTGATGTGATCACTAACAGTAAAAACAATGTCCTTTCTGTGCCATTATCATCGGTAACTACGAGAGATCCTAACAAGAAGAGATTTAGTGCAGATGAAGAAGGTGAAGATGATCAGCCTAAGAAAGATGAGGATACTAAGAGCAAAGTAGGAGAAGAGGTAAAAGAGGTTATATTCGTAAATGAAGCCGGAGTAGCAAAAATGAGAGAGGTGAAAACTGGTATCAGCGATTATGATAACATCGAAATTTTAGAAGGAGTTAAAGAAGGTGAAGAGGTGATCAGTGGTCCATTCTTGGCGGTATCTAAGCGTCTTGAAGACGGTAAGAAGGTGAAGGCTAACGGAGCTGAGAAGAAGGAGAAGAAAGCCGATAATGATGAGGAAAAGGAAGAATAA
- a CDS encoding glycosyltransferase family 2 protein: MIHNLGNPVKISGVIITYNEERNIAACIDSMQDVVDEIVVVDSLSTDNTVAIAEKYGAKIISHAFDGHIQQKNFAMKQASNDIILSLDADERVSEDMKASILKVKNSWDADGYVFNRLNNYCGAWLKYSWYPDKKLRLWDRTKGQWGGTNPHDKVIVEGKIKKLKGDILHYAYENLEEHYEQIKKFAIIAAHAKYEKGKNANFVLQVIFSPLYKFFRKYILRLGFLDGYYGFIFSGLTSYLNFMKYLRLWELNRNAKRK, translated from the coding sequence ATGATTCACAATTTGGGAAACCCAGTGAAAATATCTGGAGTCATAATTACCTACAATGAGGAGCGGAATATAGCCGCCTGCATCGATTCAATGCAGGATGTGGTGGATGAGATTGTAGTTGTAGATTCACTAAGTACAGACAATACCGTTGCCATAGCTGAGAAATATGGAGCGAAAATTATAAGCCATGCTTTTGATGGCCATATTCAGCAAAAGAACTTTGCCATGAAACAGGCTTCGAATGACATTATTCTTTCATTGGATGCTGATGAGCGAGTTTCTGAAGATATGAAAGCTTCCATTTTAAAGGTAAAGAATAGTTGGGATGCCGATGGCTATGTGTTTAACCGGTTGAATAACTATTGCGGCGCATGGCTTAAATATTCATGGTATCCGGATAAGAAGCTGAGACTTTGGGATAGAACAAAAGGGCAATGGGGAGGAACTAATCCTCATGATAAGGTGATTGTAGAAGGGAAGATTAAAAAACTCAAAGGAGATATCCTTCATTATGCCTATGAGAATCTTGAGGAGCATTATGAGCAGATCAAAAAGTTTGCAATTATTGCTGCACATGCTAAGTATGAAAAAGGAAAAAATGCCAATTTTGTGCTGCAAGTAATATTTAGTCCGCTCTATAAATTCTTCAGAAAGTATATTTTGAGGTTAGGATTTTTAGATGGCTATTATGGATTTATCTTCAGCGGTTTAACTTCATATTTAAACTTTATGAAGTATCTCAGATTATGGGAGCTGAATAGAAACGCTAAACGAAAATGA
- a CDS encoding glycosyltransferase family 2 protein, giving the protein MIQDKKISVIMATYNMPEWLEKVLWGYENQTFKHFEVIIADDGSGEDTREIIERFKKESALDIVHLWHEDQGYRRQTILNVAIQKAKYDYILFTDGDCIPRADFVETHAIYMEKGRFLSGGYCKLSMDVSKAITRDDVNSQRCFDIDWLKSQGFQGTSQFRKLGAQGKWANFLDFVTPANASFNNCNSSAYKADLLHINGYDERMRYGGPDREIGERLENYGVKGKQIRHRAICVHLDHARGYKTKESLEANLAIRKNTRKNKVVKTSYGIGQKED; this is encoded by the coding sequence ATGATACAGGATAAGAAAATATCAGTAATAATGGCCACTTACAATATGCCGGAGTGGTTGGAAAAGGTGCTTTGGGGCTATGAAAATCAGACTTTTAAGCACTTCGAAGTCATTATAGCTGATGATGGTAGTGGAGAAGATACTCGTGAAATAATTGAGCGTTTTAAAAAGGAATCGGCCCTCGATATCGTGCATCTATGGCATGAAGATCAGGGTTATAGAAGACAAACTATTCTTAATGTAGCCATTCAGAAGGCAAAGTATGACTACATCCTTTTCACTGATGGTGACTGCATACCGAGAGCTGATTTTGTGGAAACACATGCTATTTATATGGAAAAAGGCCGTTTCCTTTCCGGTGGCTATTGTAAACTATCCATGGATGTAAGCAAGGCCATTACCAGAGATGATGTGAATAGCCAAAGATGTTTTGATATTGATTGGCTGAAGAGTCAGGGTTTTCAGGGTACATCTCAATTTAGGAAATTAGGAGCTCAAGGAAAATGGGCTAATTTTCTTGATTTCGTAACTCCTGCCAATGCCTCATTCAACAATTGTAATAGCTCGGCTTATAAAGCGGACTTACTTCATATTAATGGTTATGATGAAAGAATGCGTTATGGAGGGCCAGACCGTGAAATAGGTGAGAGGCTTGAAAACTATGGTGTGAAAGGCAAGCAGATCAGGCACCGTGCCATCTGTGTGCATCTTGATCATGCCAGAGGATATAAAACAAAAGAATCTTTAGAAGCTAACCTGGCTATTAGAAAGAATACCCGAAAGAATAAGGTTGTGAAAACATCTTATGGAATCGGTCAGAAAGAAGATTAA
- a CDS encoding CPBP family glutamic-type intramembrane protease, with translation MKQIIKYLKGHLREDFQWSYYLTIAAFLTFTMSVNYYYDFEDSVLDSYYGKSIRLFYYFLFYCFAYYSATVIMAYFKNQWHIFKSPEYWIKTLLILAILAIDTAFHYHNIILKEVVDIRVYYWASKVAKNLVNIITTIIPLILFYKYYDKQQKSFYGLTVKGFDYRTYLFMLAVMIPLIGAASFIDNFSNYYPLYKDNQAYKILGTPEWVPAIIYELAYGWNFLTIELMYRGFMILALCSICGRNVVIPMVVTYCFYHFGKPEGEAISSIFGGYILGVIALESRSIFGGVLIHIGIAWLMELFAWLQK, from the coding sequence TTGAAACAGATTATTAAATACCTGAAGGGACACCTTAGGGAAGATTTTCAATGGTCATACTACCTTACCATAGCTGCATTTCTGACATTCACAATGTCAGTGAATTACTACTATGATTTTGAAGATTCCGTTTTAGATAGCTATTATGGCAAAAGTATAAGGCTATTTTATTATTTCCTTTTCTACTGCTTCGCCTATTACTCGGCCACCGTAATTATGGCCTACTTTAAAAATCAATGGCATATTTTCAAAAGCCCAGAGTATTGGATAAAGACCCTGTTGATATTGGCCATATTAGCCATTGATACCGCTTTCCATTACCATAATATCATTTTAAAAGAAGTGGTAGACATAAGAGTCTATTACTGGGCCAGCAAAGTAGCTAAAAACCTGGTGAATATTATCACCACCATTATTCCGCTAATCTTATTCTACAAGTATTACGATAAGCAACAAAAAAGCTTCTACGGCTTGACTGTGAAAGGTTTTGATTATAGAACCTATCTGTTTATGCTGGCTGTGATGATTCCATTAATTGGTGCAGCTTCATTCATAGATAACTTCTCCAATTATTACCCGCTCTATAAAGATAATCAGGCTTATAAAATATTAGGCACTCCAGAATGGGTGCCTGCCATAATTTATGAACTGGCATATGGCTGGAACTTCCTTACCATTGAGTTGATGTACCGCGGATTCATGATTTTGGCTTTGTGCTCCATCTGTGGTAGAAATGTGGTTATACCAATGGTAGTTACTTATTGTTTCTATCATTTTGGAAAGCCTGAAGGTGAAGCCATAAGCTCAATATTTGGAGGCTATATTTTAGGAGTAATTGCCCTGGAAAGCCGAAGTATTTTCGGAGGTGTGCTAATTCATATCGGCATTGCCTGGCTCATGGAGCTTTTTGCTTGGCTACAGAAGTGA
- a CDS encoding Maf family nucleotide pyrophosphatase, which yields MMNLYSPLILASKSPRRQQLLKAAGFDFEIRTKDVNEDYPADLAAIEVAPFLAQKKADAFLPELDNEILLTADTVVIVDEQVLGKPADYNEAFEMIELMSGRTHLVCSGVCIADKSQKHIISDTTEITFKTFSKDEIDYYITNYKPYDKAGAYGIQEWIGMTGVTAMSGSFYNVAGLPVHKVYDILINNFQ from the coding sequence ATGATGAATTTATACAGTCCATTAATTCTTGCTTCTAAGTCACCCAGAAGGCAGCAACTACTGAAAGCCGCTGGTTTCGATTTTGAAATCAGAACTAAAGATGTCAATGAGGACTATCCTGCTGACCTGGCTGCCATTGAGGTGGCCCCTTTTTTAGCTCAGAAAAAGGCAGATGCTTTCTTACCAGAACTGGATAATGAAATCTTGCTCACCGCAGATACAGTGGTTATTGTAGATGAACAAGTTTTAGGAAAACCCGCCGACTATAATGAGGCCTTTGAAATGATCGAACTAATGTCTGGCAGAACTCATTTGGTTTGTTCTGGGGTCTGTATTGCAGACAAAAGTCAAAAGCATATTATTTCAGATACTACAGAGATCACTTTCAAAACGTTCTCTAAGGATGAAATAGACTATTACATCACGAATTACAAACCATATGATAAAGCAGGTGCCTATGGTATACAGGAGTGGATTGGTATGACTGGCGTGACAGCTATGAGCGGCTCTTTTTACAATGTGGCAGGCCTCCCTGTTCATAAAGTTTATGATATCTTAATCAACAATTTTCAGTAG